The following are from one region of the Sorghum bicolor cultivar BTx623 chromosome 2, Sorghum_bicolor_NCBIv3, whole genome shotgun sequence genome:
- the LOC8084615 gene encoding probable BOI-related E3 ubiquitin-protein ligase 3 produces MDNLKTHSEYADQPQGPQANALSFALPTGQVLDSHMIGQQHANLSSFWFSLEQHRLQLDQVLQLHNEQLRVSLQKQISMHNATLLNLVESVTRDVLMQKHDEIASLRIQLQKKQEDLETTLHDRDEWMKVAVAAYEINQSLIHMLRTVQEANSHVSSNDLDAPSYRGEASSTARTAVETAQPNLICKVCNSGNACMLLLPCQHLCACKPCGAWLATCPICGAAKTDAIEARFVYNK; encoded by the exons ATGGACAACCTCAAAACCCATTCTGAATATGCCGATCAACCTCAGGGGCCACAAGCAAATGCCCTTTCTTTCGCTTTACCAACAGGTCAGGTCTTAGATAGTCATATGATTGGCCAACAGCACGCAAATCTGTCATCATTTTGGTTCTCCCTTGAGCAGCACAGGCTGCAGTTGGATCAGGTCCTTCAACTCCAT AACGAACAGTTGCGGGTGTCACTGCAGAAGCAAATATCTATGCACAATGCAACTCTACTGAACCTTGTGGAATCTGTGACAAGAGATGTGCTGATGCAAAAGCATGATGAGATAGCCAGCCTGCGAATACAGTTGCAGAAGAAGCAAGAGGATCTAGAAACAACATTACATGACAGAGATGAGTGGATGAAGGTCGCTGTGGCCGCATATGAAATTAATCAGTCACTTATCCATATGCTTCGTACCGTGCAGGAAGCAAATTCGCATGTTTCATCTAATGATTTGGATGCTCCAAGTTATAGAGGTGAAGCATCGAGCACGGCGAGAACAGCAGTGGAGACAGCACAGCCCAATCTGATCTGTAAGGTTTGCAACTCTGGTAATGCCTGTATGCTCTTGTTGCCATGCCAACACCTCTGTGCATGCAAGCCGTGCGGAGCCTGGCTTGCGACATGTCCAATCTGTGGTGCTGCGAAGACTGATGCTATCGAGGCTCGATTTGTTTATAACAAGTAA